The Gemmatimonadales bacterium nucleotide sequence TAAAGCGCCAGCGCCGCCACCGCCAGCGCGCCGCTCATCCGGTAGAAGCCGAGCATGATGAGGATGACCAGCGTGGTGCCCACCACCCCGGCCTTGATCCCGTCGCGGATCGAGTCGCTGCCCAGGCTCGCGCCCACCTGCCGCTCCTCCACGATCTTGAGCGGAATCGGCAGCGCGCCGGCCTTGAGCGTGAGCGCCAGGTCCTGGGCCTCCTGCAGCGACTTGTTGCCCAGGGTGATCTGGCCGTTGCGGCTGATCCGGCTTTGAATGACCGGCGGGCGGCCCTGCACCCGGCCGTCCAGCAGGATGGCCATGTAGTCGCCGACGTGCCTGCCGGTCTCCTCGCCGAACTTCCGGCCGCCGGCACGGTCAAGCTGGAAGGTGACGATGGGACCATTGGTGAGCGGGTCGAGCTGGGCCGCCGCGTCTTCCAGGTTGCTCCCGGTGACGATCGGCCGGTCCTCCAACACGTAGAGCATGCGGACCGACTGCACGCCGACGCTGGTGGGCGCGGCCGACCAGCGGAGGGTGAGACCTCGGGGGAGCTGCCGGGTCACCTGGGGAATGCTGAGCAGACTGTCGACCCGAGGAAAGGCGGTCTCCGGGACCGCATACTCGCCGGGCACCCCACCCCCGGGGGCGCCGCCGGTCGACTGAATCAGCCCGCTCAGCACGCCGTTCAGCACGCTGGTCGTGTCGCGCGCCGCGCTGTCGGGCTTGCCGGCCTTCTTGGCGGTGTCGCCACCCAGGAGCTGCTGTACGGCGGAGGGTTTGCCAGCCGCGGTGTCGCCCTTGATGCCCAGACTCCGGAGCGTGCGGTCCATCGCCGGAATGGTCTTGTCGAGCGCGCCGGTCTTATCGGTGATGCGGAATTCGAGGAACGCGCTCCGCTGGACGATGGCCTTGGCCCGGGCCGGCTCGCTGATGCCGGCCAGCTCGACCACGATCCGGTCGTCGCCCACCTTCTGGATGAGGGGCTCGGTGACCCCGAACTCGTCGATCCGCTTGCGCAGCACGGTGAGCGCGAGGTCGAGATCGCGCTTGGGGTCGGCGGAAACCTGCTTGGACTGGTCGAGCTCGAGGGCGAGGTGCATGCCGCCCTGCAGGTCGAGCCCGAGCTTGAGGGGGACCCGCTTCTCGACGTGGTCCTTCATCACCCCGGTCTGCTGGTCCCGTTCCCGCACGGTGATCTCGCGGGGAACCAGGAAGTAGACGCTCAGGGCAATGAGACCGGCGATCAGGAGGAGGCGTGTGCGAATTGACATCGTTCGGTCGACACTCAGGCGTGAATCACGCGGCTAGGGTCCGGCCCGGACGCGGCGAGCACCGCCAGCGCCCGGGCACGATCACGCTGCAGCTGCTGCTGCAGGGCTTCCAGCGAGGCGAACCGCTCCACGTCGCGCAGGCGCTCGACCCACTCCACCCGCACCCACTCGCCGTAGAGATCGCCGTCGAAGTCGAACAGGTGGGCCTCCAACGACCGGCGCGCATCCTGCACGGTGGGTCGCGGCCCCTGGTTCATCATGCCGCCAGCCCGGCCACCGCGCCACTCCACCCGCACGGCGTAGACGCCGTCGGGCGGGAGCAGCTTCTGCGGCGGCACGCCGCTCAGATTGATGGTCGGCACCCCCAGCAGGCGGCCGCGCCGTTCGCCGTGTCCCACGACGCCGCTCACCTGGTAGGGCCGGCCCAGCATCCGCGCGGCGGTCACCAGGTCTCCTCCCGCGACGGCCCGCCGGATCCGGGAGCTGGAGACGTGCTGGTCGCCGAAGTCCACCGCGCCCACGACATCGACGTCGAAGCCGTGCTGCGCGCCCAGCCGCCGAAGGGTCTCGACATCACCGCTCCGCCCCCGGCCGAAGCCGTGATCGTGCCCGATCACCAGCTCGCGAGTCCCACAGCGGTCGAGCAGCACCCGGGTGACGAATTCCTCGGGTGAATATCCGGCCAGGTGGCGGTCGAACCGGAGGAACAACGCGTAGTCCAGCGGCGTCTGCGCCAGGATCTCCCGGCGCTCGGGCCCGGTGGTGAGCAGCGGCGGCGCCGCCTGGGGGTTCACCACCTCCAACGGGTGCGGCTCGAACGTCACCAGTACGCTGGCCCGCCCCGCCGCTCCAGCGCGCGCCGCGATCTCCCGCAACACCGCCTGGTGGCCGAGGTGCACGCCGTCGAACGAGCCCACCGTCACGGTGCTGCCGCCGGGCAGCGGCGGCAGGCCGCTCACGAGTCCCCCAGCACGACCGAGGGCCTGAGCCATCCGTCCACGGCCCGGGCCACCGCCACCAGCTCGCCGCCGTGGAGGAGCGCGACATCACCCGCGGGCGCGGGGTCGGCGGGGACCGCGCGGCCATGGCTTACCGCGCGCCGGTCGGGCTCATCCAGCTCCCGGACGGGCAAGTGCCGGAGCACCGCACGCGCCGGAAGCAGGTCGGACGGCGCCAGTCGGTCGAGCGAGACCGCGTCCTCCACCCGAAGCGGTCCGATCGCCTCGCGGCGCAGCGCGGTGAGATGAGCGCCGACACCCAGCCGTTCGCCGAGATCACGGGCGATGGCGCGGAGATACGTGCCGGGGCTCACCGTGGCCCGGAACACCAGCTCGGGCGCAGCCCAGGCCACGAGCTCGATCTGATGGACCGTCACCGCTACCGGCGCCGGGGCGACGTCTTTGCCTCGCCGCGCCAGCCGGTAGCTCCGCTCTCCATCCACGTGCTTGGCGGAATAGCTCGGCGGCCGCTGCTGCTGCTCCCCGGCAAACCCCGCGAGGGTCTGGCGCACCTGGGCTTCGGAGCAGCCGGTGCCCGGCCCCTCGATTCCGACCGGCGCGCCGGTCCGATCGTCGGTGTCGGTCCGGATGCCGAGCCGTGCCGTGGCCAGGTAGGTCTTGGCCTGTGCCTCGACGAAACGGGCCAGCCGGGTAGCCCGTCCGACCAGCACCACCAGCAGACCGGTGGCGAACGGATCGAGCGTGCCGGTGTGTCCGGCCGCCCGAGTCCCCAGCACCCGCCGGACGCGCTGCACCACATCGTGCGACGTCATCCCGGCCGGCTTGTCCAGCAGCACCGCGCCGATCAGTCGGGCTCCTCCCGGCGGATATCGCCGAGCAGCGCGTTGATCCGGGCGGCGTGCTCGAGCCCTTTGTCGAGCTCGAAATGGAGCTCCGGAACGATCCGGGTGGTGAGCGCCCGAGCCGCCAGCGAGCGGAAGAAGCCAGCGCCGCTCTGCAGCCCTTCCAGCGCGCGCGCCTTCTCGGCCTCGTCACCCGGCACGCTCACCATCACCCGGGCGTGCGACAGGTCGTTGCTGACCAGGACGGTGGTCAAGGTGACGAAGCCGACCCGTGGGTCACGCACCTTGCGCAGGAGCGCCTCGGTGATCACCTGGCGCAGGGTCTCCCCCACCTGTTCCGGGCGGCGGGATTCGCCTCGACGGGATGTCCGCCGGGAGGAACTGCTCATCGGAGCACCGTCACCGTATCGACGATCCGCACGCCGTCTGACTCTTCGACCATGCGATCGGCGGCGCGGAGGACCTCCTCCACGACGTTGCGCGCCGAGCCCACCACGGCGCAGGCGATCTCCGCCCGCTGCCAGGCATCCTGGTGGTCGGTTTCGGCCACCGAGACGTTGAGCGTGCGCCGGAGTCCGATCGTCAGCGGCTTCAGCACCCCCCGCTTCTCCTTCAGCGAGTGACAGCCGGGCAGGTGCAGCTCCCAGGTCTGGACGGCGACGATCACCCCACCGCGCCGCCGGCGGCCGGCTGCAGCGTCCGCTTGACCTCCTCCATGCGGAACGACTCGATCCGGTCGCCGACCTTGAGATCGTTGAAGTTCTCGATCCCGATGCCGCACTCGAGCCCCTCCCGCACCTCGCGCACGTCGTCCTTGAAGCGCTTGAGGCTGGAGAGTCCGCCGGTGTACACCACCACGCCGTCCCGGGTGACCCGCGCCTTGCCGGTCCGCTGGATGGTGCCGCTCCGCACGATGCACCCGGCGATGGTCCCCACCTTGCTGACCTTGAAGAGCTGCAGCACCTCGGCCTCACCGAGGACGGTCTCCCGCTCCTCGGGCTTGAGCAGCCCTTCGAGCGCGGCGCGGACGTCCTCCACCGCCTCGTAGATGATGCGGTAGGTGCGCACGTCCACCTGCTCCCGCTCCGCGGCCGCGCGGGCGTTGGAGTCCGGCCGCACGTGGAACCCGAGGACGATGGCGCCCGAGGCCTTGGCCAGGAGCACGTCGCTCTCGGTGATGGCGCCGACCCCGCGGTGCACCACGTCCACCCGCACTTCGCTGGTGCTGAGCTGGGCCAGCGCGTCGGCCAGGGCTTCCGCCGGGCCGCCCTGGTCGGCCTTGATGATGATCCGCAGGGTGGAGACTTCGCCCTCCTTGAGCGCGCGGCTGAAGTCTTCCAGCGACGTGCCCTTGGCGCTGCGGCGGTTCTGCGCCTCGCGCTCGAGCCGCTGCCGCTTCTGGGCGATGTCGCGGGCCTCGACCGCGTCGGTCACCACGGCGAAAGTGTCTCCCGCCGCTGGCACGCCTTCGAAGCCGAGGATCTGCACCGGGATCGACGGCCCCGCCTCCTTCACCGGCTTGCCCCGCTCGTCGTAGAGCGCGCGCACCCGGCCGGAGAACTTGCCGCAGATGAAGTTGTCGCCCGCCTTGAGGGTGCCCTTCTGAACCAGGATGGTGGCGAGAGGACCCTTGCCCGGATCGAGGGTGGCTTCCAGCACCGTGCCGTGGCCCTTCCCCTCCGGGTTGGCCTTGAGGTCGAGGACCTCGGCCTGGAGCAGGATCTGCTCCAGCAGCGTCTCGATGCCGATGCCCTTCTTGGCCGAGATCTGCGCGGCGAGCGTGTTGCCGCCGAACTCCTCCAGCACCACGTTGTGCTGCAGCAGGTCCTGCTTGACCTTGGCCACGTTGGCGGTAGGCAGATCGATCTTGTTGATCGCCACGATCATGGGCACGCCGGCGTTCCTGGCGTGGCTGATCGCCTCGATGGTCTGGGGCATCACCTGGTCATCGGCCGCGACGACCAGGACCACGATATCGGTCACCTGGGCGCCGCGGGCGCGCATGGCGGTGAACGCCTGGTGGCCCGGCGTGTCGAGGAAAGTGATGGCCCGCCCGCCCGGCAGCGAGACGTGATACGCGCCGATGTGCTGGGTGATGCCGCCGGCCTCGCCGGCGACCACGTTCGCCTTGCGGATATAGTCCAGCAGCGAGGTCTTGCCGTGGTCGACGTGGCCCATGATCGTGACCACCGGAGGCCGGGGCGCCAACTGCTCGGGCGTATCCGGGGTCTCCTCGGCCTCGAGCTGGGCGGCGTACTCGTCCTCCCGCACGGCCTCGAAGCCGAAGGCGGACGCGATCAGCTCGATCTGATCGAAGTCGAGCCGCTGGTTCACGGTCACCATCAGGCCCAGCTCCTTGAAGGCGAACTGGACGATCTGGGTGGCCGGCACCTTCATGGCGCCGGCGAGCTCGGAGACCGAGATGAACTCGTTGACCCGGATGCGGGTCTTCTCCTTCTCCCGCTCTTCGGCGGCGCGTCCAGCCTGGACGTCGCGGAACGACGGTTCGTCCGAGCGGCGGCCCTTGCGGCCGGCCGGGCCCTTCATGCCCTGCAGAGTCTTGAGGATGTTGGCCTGCACCGCATCCTGGTCGACCGAGCTGTGCTTGCCCTTCTTCCCTTTCTTCCGGCCTCCGCCCTTCTGGGCGTCGGGACCGAAGGCGCGCGCCGGCGGCGCGCTGCCGCGATCGGAGGCGCCGGGACGCGACGGCGCGCCCGGACGCGAGGGGGCAGAGGGCGGCGCGCTGCTGCTGAACACCGGCTTGGGTCCGCGCGGCGCGGACGACGCGGGCGCTGGCCGCTGGATGCGGGGCGGAATGAACGGCGCCTTGGCGGAATCGCCGGCGGTGCTGTGGGTGCCCAGGCGGGGCGGCAGCGGCTCCGCGGGCTTGGCAGCGGCCGGTTCCTCGGTTGTGCCGCGCTCCTCCTCGGCTTCCACCGGGGCCGGCGGGAGGTCGCGGAAGAGGGCGCGGGCCCGCTCCTCCAGACTCTGCGCGGGCGCGGCTTCCTCCAGCTCGACCACCGGGCGCTCCAGCTCGAGCGCGGCCATCTCGGCCGCCTTCTCGGCCTGTGCCTGGGCCTCGACCTGGGCCACTTCGGCGGCGGTGCGCCGCCGCTTGGCGGGCTTGGCCTCGACCGGCGCCGGGGCAGGCTCCGCCTTGACTGCTTTGCGGCGGCCCTTCTTGGCGGACGGCTCCTCGGCGCTCTTCCGCTTCTCCCGCTCCCAGCGCACCCGAACGGCCGAGACCTGATCGTTCTCCAGGGCCGACAGATGGCTGCGGACGAAGATGTTCATGTCCTTGAGCATGCTGAGGAGCTGCTCAGGCGCGACGCCGAACTCCGCCGCGAGGTCGTGCACTCTCGTTTTGACCACTCAATCCTCCATCAGGAGCGTACGGGCGCCAGCTGCACCATGCCGCTGGCCAACGCGCGGTCCCGCACACCTACCGCCATGACCGGCGGCTTTCCCAGCTGCGCGCCGATCGCGGCGGCGCGCGGGCCCGGCACGATCGGCACCGACTTCGCCGCCGCCAACCGGACCACTTTTTCCACGGCGCGCGGGCTGGCGTCTTCCGCCACGACCACGCACCAACACTTGCCTGCCTGCAGCTCCTTCCGCACCGCCTCGACTCCGACCACCACCCGCCGTCCCCGATAGCCCAGTCCCAGAAGACCCAGGAGCCCGCTCACGGGCGGGGCCGCGACTCCTCGCTCTCGCTCTCGTCGGTGAGCTCGGAGAGGAACGCCAGGAGCTGCTCGGAGGTCTCGGGCGTGATGCCCGGGATCTTGGCGATGTCTTCCCGCTCGAGGTCGAGAACGTCGTTCAACATCTTATAGCCGGCG carries:
- the secD gene encoding protein translocase subunit SecD: MSIRTRLLLIAGLIALSVYFLVPREITVRERDQQTGVMKDHVEKRVPLKLGLDLQGGMHLALELDQSKQVSADPKRDLDLALTVLRKRIDEFGVTEPLIQKVGDDRIVVELAGISEPARAKAIVQRSAFLEFRITDKTGALDKTIPAMDRTLRSLGIKGDTAAGKPSAVQQLLGGDTAKKAGKPDSAARDTTSVLNGVLSGLIQSTGGAPGGGVPGEYAVPETAFPRVDSLLSIPQVTRQLPRGLTLRWSAAPTSVGVQSVRMLYVLEDRPIVTGSNLEDAAAQLDPLTNGPIVTFQLDRAGGRKFGEETGRHVGDYMAILLDGRVQGRPPVIQSRISRNGQITLGNKSLQEAQDLALTLKAGALPIPLKIVEERQVGASLGSDSIRDGIKAGVVGTTLVILIMLGFYRMSGALAVAALALYILFTVGGLSMIEATLTLPGLAGIVLSVGIAVDANVLIFERIREELIHGKTVRLAVDEGFKHAMNAIIDSNVSTVLTALFLFQFGTGPVKGFAVTLIMGIAASMITAVFVTRTFFMIWLDRRPAMSTLSI
- a CDS encoding bifunctional riboflavin kinase/FAD synthetase; translation: MSGLPPLPGGSTVTVGSFDGVHLGHQAVLREIAARAGAAGRASVLVTFEPHPLEVVNPQAAPPLLTTGPERREILAQTPLDYALFLRFDRHLAGYSPEEFVTRVLLDRCGTRELVIGHDHGFGRGRSGDVETLRRLGAQHGFDVDVVGAVDFGDQHVSSSRIRRAVAGGDLVTAARMLGRPYQVSGVVGHGERRGRLLGVPTINLSGVPPQKLLPPDGVYAVRVEWRGGRAGGMMNQGPRPTVQDARRSLEAHLFDFDGDLYGEWVRVEWVERLRDVERFASLEALQQQLQRDRARALAVLAASGPDPSRVIHA
- the truB gene encoding tRNA pseudouridine(55) synthase TruB, producing the protein MLLDKPAGMTSHDVVQRVRRVLGTRAAGHTGTLDPFATGLLVVLVGRATRLARFVEAQAKTYLATARLGIRTDTDDRTGAPVGIEGPGTGCSEAQVRQTLAGFAGEQQQRPPSYSAKHVDGERSYRLARRGKDVAPAPVAVTVHQIELVAWAAPELVFRATVSPGTYLRAIARDLGERLGVGAHLTALRREAIGPLRVEDAVSLDRLAPSDLLPARAVLRHLPVRELDEPDRRAVSHGRAVPADPAPAGDVALLHGGELVAVARAVDGWLRPSVVLGDS
- the rbfA gene encoding 30S ribosome-binding factor RbfA, with protein sequence MSSSSRRTSRRGESRRPEQVGETLRQVITEALLRKVRDPRVGFVTLTTVLVSNDLSHARVMVSVPGDEAEKARALEGLQSGAGFFRSLAARALTTRIVPELHFELDKGLEHAARINALLGDIRREEPD
- a CDS encoding DUF503 domain-containing protein, which gives rise to MIVAVQTWELHLPGCHSLKEKRGVLKPLTIGLRRTLNVSVAETDHQDAWQRAEIACAVVGSARNVVEEVLRAADRMVEESDGVRIVDTVTVLR
- the infB gene encoding translation initiation factor IF-2 translates to MVKTRVHDLAAEFGVAPEQLLSMLKDMNIFVRSHLSALENDQVSAVRVRWEREKRKSAEEPSAKKGRRKAVKAEPAPAPVEAKPAKRRRTAAEVAQVEAQAQAEKAAEMAALELERPVVELEEAAPAQSLEERARALFRDLPPAPVEAEEERGTTEEPAAAKPAEPLPPRLGTHSTAGDSAKAPFIPPRIQRPAPASSAPRGPKPVFSSSAPPSAPSRPGAPSRPGASDRGSAPPARAFGPDAQKGGGRKKGKKGKHSSVDQDAVQANILKTLQGMKGPAGRKGRRSDEPSFRDVQAGRAAEEREKEKTRIRVNEFISVSELAGAMKVPATQIVQFAFKELGLMVTVNQRLDFDQIELIASAFGFEAVREDEYAAQLEAEETPDTPEQLAPRPPVVTIMGHVDHGKTSLLDYIRKANVVAGEAGGITQHIGAYHVSLPGGRAITFLDTPGHQAFTAMRARGAQVTDIVVLVVAADDQVMPQTIEAISHARNAGVPMIVAINKIDLPTANVAKVKQDLLQHNVVLEEFGGNTLAAQISAKKGIGIETLLEQILLQAEVLDLKANPEGKGHGTVLEATLDPGKGPLATILVQKGTLKAGDNFICGKFSGRVRALYDERGKPVKEAGPSIPVQILGFEGVPAAGDTFAVVTDAVEARDIAQKRQRLEREAQNRRSAKGTSLEDFSRALKEGEVSTLRIIIKADQGGPAEALADALAQLSTSEVRVDVVHRGVGAITESDVLLAKASGAIVLGFHVRPDSNARAAAEREQVDVRTYRIIYEAVEDVRAALEGLLKPEERETVLGEAEVLQLFKVSKVGTIAGCIVRSGTIQRTGKARVTRDGVVVYTGGLSSLKRFKDDVREVREGLECGIGIENFNDLKVGDRIESFRMEEVKRTLQPAAGGAVG
- a CDS encoding ribosomal L7Ae/L30e/S12e/Gadd45 family protein, which translates into the protein MSGLLGLLGLGYRGRRVVVGVEAVRKELQAGKCWCVVVAEDASPRAVEKVVRLAAAKSVPIVPGPRAAAIGAQLGKPPVMAVGVRDRALASGMVQLAPVRS